The Perca fluviatilis chromosome 2, GENO_Pfluv_1.0, whole genome shotgun sequence genome includes a region encoding these proteins:
- the LOC120551823 gene encoding uncharacterized protein LOC120551823, with protein MYAEPGNPRCPVLSFKKYLARRPPGVTAFYLHPLKDPKPHLWYSTQLMGKNYLGDMLPRLSKAAGMTTRYTNHRLRSTAVRRLSEAGLESRQIMSVTGHRCESSLKSYWAPSNTDKKVWSRVLSAPQQASAASISPPQAAQSSQPNSSTLALTPKLGQWLIPRTTSEIPIQKSAVPGTAKNPQAPRPLVEDLSLKEEEEDRPGWGELLRSIRTKTARRKNSFFPSAVSLTKKALDPH; from the exons ATGTATGCGGAGCCAGGCAACCCCAGATGTCCAGTCCTGAGCTTCAAAAAATATCTCGCCAGACGTCCGCCGGGTGTCACCGCCTTCTACCTCCATCCACtaaaggaccccaaaccacatCTCTGGTACTCCACACAGCTGATGGGGAAGAACTACCTGGGGGACATGCTTCCACGATTGTCCAAAGCAGCTGGTATGACCACCAGATACACCAACCACAGGCTTAGAAGCACGGCTGTCCGTCGTCTGTCTGAGGCCGGGCTGGAGTCCAGACAAATCATGTCTGTTACGGGACACAG gTGTGAATCCAGCCTCAAAAGCTACTGGGCCCCATCCAACACGGACAAAAAAGTTTGGAGTCGGGTGTTGTCCGCACCCCAGCAGGCCTCCGCAGCAAGCATCTCTCCCCCTCAAGCTGCGCAATCCTCTCAGCCTAACTC GAGCACTCTTGCTCTAACCCCCAAACTGGGACAGTGGCTAATTCCAAGAACAACATCTGAGATCCCTATCCAGAAGAGTGCAGTCCCAGGAACAGCTAAGAACCCTCAGGCTCCCAGGCCTCTGGTAGAGGACCTGAGCttgaaggaagaggaagaggaccgCCCAGGATGGGGCGA gctgctgcggtccatcaggaccaaaaccgcACGCCGCAAAAACAGTTTCTTCCCCTCAGCAGTCAGCCTCACCAAAAAGGCCCTGGACCCCCACTGA